The following are encoded in a window of Syntrophorhabdales bacterium genomic DNA:
- a CDS encoding lipocalin-like domain-containing protein, whose translation MVRLIGALILVLVVVTPSSGQQPLVVTYKIISQDVQVNGSALQPLGKAPHGYLVITPTRWVAFYTSDNRKFGTSAADKAALLDTLVGWSGMYRIEGSKVIIKVDASWTEAWNGREEVRHWTLSGNRLTLTGDPSPFPRDTSKTAVVRNVWEKIE comes from the coding sequence ATGGTTCGCTTAATCGGTGCTCTGATACTGGTGTTGGTGGTAGTGACCCCGAGCTCGGGACAGCAACCCCTCGTCGTGACCTACAAGATCATTTCCCAAGATGTCCAGGTAAATGGCAGTGCACTCCAGCCTCTGGGCAAGGCTCCACATGGGTACCTCGTGATAACACCAACCCGCTGGGTCGCCTTCTACACAAGCGACAACAGAAAATTCGGCACTTCTGCGGCCGATAAGGCTGCGCTCTTAGACACGCTAGTAGGCTGGTCAGGCATGTATCGTATCGAGGGAAGCAAAGTGATCATTAAGGTGGACGCTTCATGGACCGAAGCCTGGAATGGAAGAGAAGAGGTTCGCCACTGGACGCTGTCCGGGAATCGGCTTACGTTAACAGGCGACCCGAGTCCTTTTCCGAGAGACACATCCAAAACAGCGGTTGTCAGAAATGTGTGGGAGAAGATTGAGTAG